In a genomic window of Virgibacillus sp. SK37:
- the thiM gene encoding hydroxyethylthiazole kinase, giving the protein MKFSIIQEVREKNPLIHHLTNNVVINFTANGLLSFGGSPIMAKAPEDAGTIASAADGVLLNIGTIKQEEVSAMIEAGKAANKKGAPVVLDPVGVGASSFRSSIVKQILKEVHVTAIKGNAGELAYLVNIPWERKGVEAVGSGDAEKVALKVASTYNTTAIITGETDIVCNGGELLYNKTGHAILSKVTGAGCLLGSIVTACLATEGSSEAQALTAVSFYGLAAEYAYSKKEVNGPGTFLPHFIDALGYDPEELRNGQS; this is encoded by the coding sequence ATGAAATTTTCTATTATTCAAGAGGTACGGGAAAAGAACCCGCTTATTCATCATTTAACAAATAACGTGGTGATCAACTTTACAGCAAATGGTTTGCTCTCATTTGGTGGTTCACCAATTATGGCTAAAGCCCCAGAAGATGCGGGTACAATTGCTTCTGCAGCAGATGGAGTGCTTCTCAATATAGGCACAATAAAACAAGAAGAGGTCTCTGCAATGATTGAAGCAGGTAAAGCTGCAAACAAAAAAGGCGCACCTGTCGTGCTTGACCCTGTGGGTGTTGGCGCCAGTTCTTTTAGATCCTCCATTGTGAAGCAAATTTTAAAAGAAGTTCATGTAACAGCAATAAAAGGAAATGCTGGAGAACTTGCCTACCTCGTAAACATTCCTTGGGAAAGAAAGGGAGTCGAAGCCGTAGGTAGTGGTGATGCTGAAAAGGTCGCATTAAAGGTTGCGAGCACATATAATACGACGGCTATTATTACAGGGGAAACAGATATTGTGTGTAATGGGGGCGAATTGCTATACAACAAAACAGGGCATGCCATATTATCCAAGGTTACTGGAGCTGGTTGCCTTCTTGGTTCTATAGTAACCGCATGTCTTGCAACGGAGGGATCATCAGAAGCGCAAGCACTAACTGCAGTCTCCTTCTATGGCCTTGCTGCTGAATATGCTTACTCCAAAAAAGAGGTAAATGGTCCAGGCACTTTCTTACCTCATTTTATTGATGCGCTCGGCTATGATCCAGAAGAATTAAGGAATGGTCAGTCATGA
- the thiD gene encoding bifunctional hydroxymethylpyrimidine kinase/phosphomethylpyrimidine kinase, whose product MSKVACALTIAGTDPSGGAGIQADLKTFQELQTYGMSVLTSIVAQNTTGVQDIHHLPLNMIEQQLDSVLSDMPVHAFKTGMIANTDMMQVIARKVSDLDVPYIMDPVMVATSGDALINKEARSFLKKHLLPLTAVVTPNIPEAEFITGEKITSTEDMKQAAEYIVKELGAGAALVKGGHIQGEAIDFLFDGKELHTFTVERINTKNTHGTGCTYSAAITAYLSRGDTLIEAVRKSKEFVTAAIKHSLSLGSGSGPTKHWAIREEKGVKHV is encoded by the coding sequence ATGAGTAAAGTAGCATGTGCACTTACAATCGCAGGCACAGACCCTTCAGGAGGAGCTGGCATCCAGGCAGACTTGAAAACATTTCAGGAACTGCAAACCTATGGCATGTCGGTACTTACCTCTATCGTAGCTCAGAATACGACAGGCGTACAGGACATTCATCATTTACCACTCAACATGATTGAACAGCAACTGGATTCTGTGTTATCAGATATGCCAGTCCATGCTTTTAAAACAGGAATGATTGCAAATACAGACATGATGCAGGTTATAGCAAGAAAGGTCTCGGATTTGGACGTACCTTATATCATGGATCCGGTCATGGTGGCGACTAGTGGGGACGCTCTTATAAATAAAGAGGCTCGTTCTTTCCTAAAGAAACATTTATTACCATTAACAGCAGTGGTTACCCCTAATATACCTGAGGCAGAGTTTATTACCGGTGAAAAAATAACTTCTACTGAGGACATGAAGCAAGCTGCAGAATATATTGTTAAAGAACTTGGTGCCGGAGCAGCCTTGGTAAAAGGTGGTCACATACAGGGAGAAGCCATTGATTTTCTTTTTGACGGTAAGGAATTGCACACGTTTACGGTAGAACGTATTAATACAAAAAACACACATGGTACAGGTTGTACGTACTCTGCAGCAATTACGGCATATCTAAGCAGAGGAGATACCTTAATAGAAGCAGTAAGAAAGTCTAAAGAGTTTGTTACTGCAGCGATTAAACATTCCTTATCATTAGGTTCTGGTAGTGGACCTACAAAACATTGGGCAATAAGAGAGGAAAAGGGTGTGAAGCATGTTTAG
- the thiW gene encoding energy coupling factor transporter S component ThiW, whose protein sequence is MNKTRMLTTMAVFVAIGTIGSQLLWFPAGVAKAYPVQHAVNVMAAVLLGPGPAVGIAFMIGLLRNMLGIGTLLAFPGGMIGAFLAGYLYRKFGKKAWAAVGEAIGTGIIGSLFAVPFSKILLGTSFGAFFFMPPFLVSSVTGAFIGWFIVIRVKQRHVLQV, encoded by the coding sequence ATGAATAAAACCCGTATGTTAACAACAATGGCCGTATTTGTAGCTATTGGTACAATAGGTTCCCAACTACTCTGGTTTCCTGCCGGTGTGGCAAAGGCTTATCCCGTACAGCACGCTGTTAATGTAATGGCAGCCGTATTACTTGGCCCTGGTCCAGCCGTTGGGATTGCATTTATGATTGGACTTCTACGAAACATGCTCGGGATCGGTACATTGCTAGCTTTTCCCGGGGGAATGATTGGCGCTTTTTTGGCTGGATATCTTTATCGCAAATTCGGCAAAAAGGCATGGGCCGCAGTTGGAGAAGCAATTGGTACTGGGATTATTGGATCTTTGTTTGCCGTTCCTTTCTCCAAAATATTGTTAGGAACTTCGTTTGGAGCGTTCTTTTTTATGCCTCCATTTCTTGTAAGTAGTGTCACAGGTGCCTTTATAGGATGGTTTATCGTCATCCGGGTGAAGCAAAGGCATGTGCTTCAGGTATAA
- a CDS encoding zinc-dependent alcohol dehydrogenase, whose protein sequence is MKAVTFQGKKSMMAKDVKAPDVQEPTDMIVRITASGICGSDLHLYHGGIVPEKDYVVGHEPMGIVEEVGSKVNSLKKGDRVVIPFNIGCGECFFCNNQMESQCDNSNPHGEVGGLFGFAEPMGNFPGGQAEYLRVPYADFTSFKVPESSELNDEQVMFLSDVLPTAYWSVEHSGLKKGDTAVILGAGPIGLMAQKFAWLKGAKRVIAVDQVDYRLKHAEKTNNVETYNFKEHKEIGKLLHEETKGGAEVVIDCVGMDGTVPPETEFGSEMDNQFGTISPIITASQAVRKFGTVQLTGVYASDGNNFPLGDFFTRNVSLKMGQAPVIHLMPKLYDMIENNEFDPTDIITHKMKLDDAEKAYDIFDRKEDNSIKVIFKP, encoded by the coding sequence ATGAAAGCAGTTACTTTTCAAGGTAAGAAATCAATGATGGCGAAGGATGTAAAGGCTCCAGATGTTCAAGAACCAACTGATATGATTGTACGAATTACTGCAAGTGGTATTTGTGGTTCAGATCTTCACCTATATCATGGTGGGATTGTCCCAGAAAAAGATTATGTTGTTGGACATGAGCCAATGGGTATTGTAGAGGAAGTAGGCTCCAAAGTTAATAGCCTAAAAAAAGGCGACAGAGTAGTTATCCCTTTTAACATAGGTTGCGGTGAGTGTTTCTTCTGTAACAACCAAATGGAAAGCCAATGCGATAACTCTAACCCTCATGGTGAAGTTGGCGGTCTTTTCGGTTTTGCCGAACCGATGGGTAATTTCCCAGGTGGACAGGCAGAGTACCTAAGAGTTCCTTATGCAGATTTTACTTCATTTAAAGTACCTGAATCCAGTGAACTGAATGATGAGCAAGTAATGTTTTTATCGGACGTCCTACCAACAGCTTATTGGAGTGTTGAGCACAGTGGATTGAAAAAAGGAGATACAGCAGTCATTCTCGGTGCAGGACCAATTGGTTTAATGGCACAGAAATTTGCTTGGCTAAAAGGGGCAAAAAGAGTAATTGCTGTCGATCAAGTAGATTACCGACTCAAGCATGCAGAAAAAACAAATAATGTAGAAACATACAATTTCAAGGAACATAAAGAGATCGGTAAACTTCTCCATGAAGAAACCAAGGGTGGAGCTGAGGTCGTTATCGATTGTGTCGGCATGGACGGAACAGTACCGCCAGAAACGGAATTTGGTTCGGAAATGGATAACCAATTTGGAACAATTAGCCCAATTATCACTGCTTCCCAGGCGGTACGTAAATTTGGGACAGTACAATTGACTGGTGTATATGCTTCTGACGGAAATAATTTTCCTTTAGGTGATTTCTTTACACGCAATGTTTCCTTAAAAATGGGGCAAGCACCTGTCATTCATCTCATGCCAAAACTATATGATATGATTGAGAATAATGAATTCGATCCAACTGACATTATTACGCACAAAATGAAGCTGGACGATGCTGAAAAGGCCTATGATATTTTTGATAGAAAAGAAGATAATAGTATTAAAGTTATTTTCAAACCATAG
- a CDS encoding DUF4870 domain-containing protein translates to MPTEDDRLFSMLIYVLSFPFPVLGPLLIWLFKREESEFVDYHGKEYFNFLVSFTIYGIISGILVLILIGILMLIILGIIVFILTIVAAVKAYQGERYRFPLTIHFIK, encoded by the coding sequence ATGCCTACAGAAGACGATCGCTTATTTTCCATGCTCATCTATGTTTTGAGTTTTCCGTTTCCTGTATTGGGTCCTTTACTCATATGGTTGTTCAAAAGGGAAGAATCTGAATTTGTCGATTATCATGGAAAAGAATACTTTAACTTCCTAGTCTCTTTTACTATTTATGGTATTATTAGCGGGATATTAGTTTTGATTCTAATTGGTATTCTGATGTTAATTATACTCGGAATAATTGTGTTTATCCTTACTATTGTTGCAGCTGTAAAAGCCTATCAGGGAGAAAGATATAGGTTTCCGTTGACCATTCATTTTATAAAATAG
- a CDS encoding YhdT family protein has product MREKEDPFKVAHREALIGVGLVIFNFIWWYGFAYGMGSKEPEEYTYVFGLPAWFFYSCVVGFIVMAVLVTVVVKKFFVEIPFEEEQEK; this is encoded by the coding sequence GTGCGAGAAAAAGAGGATCCATTTAAGGTTGCTCATAGAGAAGCATTAATAGGAGTAGGCTTGGTTATTTTTAACTTTATCTGGTGGTATGGCTTTGCCTATGGCATGGGAAGTAAAGAGCCGGAAGAATACACGTATGTATTTGGGTTACCTGCCTGGTTTTTTTACAGCTGTGTTGTTGGGTTCATCGTTATGGCTGTATTAGTCACGGTAGTTGTGAAAAAGTTTTTTGTAGAGATCCCATTTGAAGAGGAGCAGGAGAAATGA
- the panF gene encoding sodium/pantothenate symporter, with protein sequence MNWQALIPLIGILLIIFAAGVWAGRSLRSSTSFLQDYFLGGRSMGGFLLAMTMTATYGSASSFIGGPGTAYTQGLGWVLLAMTQVATGYFVLMILGKKFAVVTRRYNALTLVDFLKERYQSKWVVLLSAISIIIFLFSAMAAQWIGGARLIESLTGISYINALFIFALSVLIYVTIGGFRAVALTDAIQGSIMFVGTLILLVAVIIAGGGITSIITDLRMENPNLITPFGAEGTLTPAYVSSFWLLVGVGVVALPQIAVRAMSYKNSRSMHRAIIIGTVVVGVIMLNMHLIGVFARPILPGIEVGDKVMPLIALEVMPAWLAGIVLAAPMAAIMSTVDSLLLLVSSTLVKDVYLNYIQPNASNERVKRLSFGVTALLGIFVFIMALDPPNLIIWLNLFAFGGLEAAFIWPIVMGLYWKKGNKYGALASMVSGVALYILSDQFFPKPFGMHSVVLPVFISFVFYVVVSLVTERKFSANL encoded by the coding sequence ATGAATTGGCAAGCACTCATACCATTAATTGGAATTCTATTAATCATTTTCGCTGCTGGAGTTTGGGCAGGTAGATCACTCCGTTCATCCACTTCCTTTCTTCAAGATTACTTTCTTGGGGGGAGAAGTATGGGCGGCTTTCTACTTGCTATGACAATGACCGCTACATATGGAAGTGCGAGCAGTTTTATCGGTGGACCTGGAACTGCCTATACCCAAGGGCTTGGATGGGTCCTATTAGCGATGACTCAAGTGGCAACCGGATATTTTGTACTTATGATTCTTGGCAAGAAGTTTGCTGTTGTCACACGGCGGTATAACGCTTTAACCTTGGTTGACTTTCTCAAAGAAAGGTACCAATCCAAGTGGGTAGTTCTGCTTTCTGCTATTAGCATTATTATTTTTTTATTTTCAGCGATGGCTGCACAATGGATTGGTGGAGCAAGGTTAATCGAGTCGCTGACAGGAATTAGCTACATAAATGCACTATTTATTTTTGCCTTATCTGTACTAATTTACGTCACTATTGGCGGGTTTCGTGCTGTTGCTTTAACGGATGCTATTCAGGGAAGTATTATGTTTGTTGGAACGTTGATTCTACTTGTAGCCGTCATTATAGCCGGTGGAGGGATTACCTCCATCATCACAGATTTAAGAATGGAAAACCCAAACCTGATTACTCCTTTTGGGGCTGAGGGTACACTTACACCTGCATATGTTTCCTCTTTTTGGCTGCTGGTAGGAGTAGGGGTGGTAGCATTACCTCAAATAGCAGTGCGTGCAATGTCTTACAAAAATTCTCGTTCTATGCACCGTGCGATCATAATAGGTACAGTAGTGGTTGGTGTAATCATGCTAAACATGCACTTAATTGGCGTATTTGCCAGACCGATTTTGCCTGGAATAGAAGTAGGGGATAAAGTAATGCCTTTAATTGCTTTAGAGGTCATGCCTGCTTGGCTGGCAGGTATCGTTTTAGCGGCTCCCATGGCTGCAATAATGTCCACTGTTGATTCACTCTTATTGCTGGTTAGCTCTACTTTAGTGAAGGATGTTTATCTTAATTATATCCAGCCGAATGCATCTAATGAGCGGGTGAAACGATTAAGTTTTGGAGTCACCGCGCTTTTAGGAATCTTTGTATTCATAATGGCTTTAGATCCTCCAAATTTAATCATCTGGTTAAACTTGTTTGCATTTGGTGGCTTGGAGGCTGCATTTATCTGGCCAATTGTAATGGGGTTATATTGGAAAAAGGGAAATAAATATGGGGCTTTGGCATCTATGGTTTCTGGTGTAGCACTATATATATTGTCAGATCAGTTTTTCCCCAAGCCATTTGGAATGCACTCCGTCGTATTGCCTGTATTCATCTCATTTGTATTTTATGTTGTGGTAAGTTTAGTGACGGAGCGAAAATTCTCTGCTAACTTATAG
- a CDS encoding DUF4097 family beta strand repeat-containing protein, translated as MADFIKNAKNITEYSVRTEQRTININKLNKIMIETEEAGIEFKIQDTPGVEIVLETYEGGPELATNLWDDQLEIKAISTKPSFLLRRNRNCRLLVFVSPGIADNWELLTSSGDVHLTQLLTDVLKCRTSSGEIVCQQLAAKETHLKTSSGDIAFSVLENHLNATGSVTPYGDIYLSTSSGDVMLEKIQGEKLRIKTSSGDIQLHNVLVDQAILHTSSGDMTGRNIGLEKLLFTSSSGNFLIQEIAGQLQGTTSSGDVEVTMVAQAPLDIGASSGDIRVGFLSSILDGAIRVETGSGEIKNNIVMDIEKQDSHCLVGKIGQALNNYQLKAKSGDVHIYEK; from the coding sequence GTGGCCGATTTTATAAAAAACGCAAAAAATATTACGGAATATAGTGTTAGGACAGAACAGCGTACGATAAATATAAATAAATTGAATAAAATAATGATTGAAACTGAAGAAGCGGGGATAGAGTTCAAAATACAAGACACACCCGGAGTAGAGATCGTGTTGGAAACGTATGAGGGTGGTCCGGAGTTAGCAACAAATCTATGGGATGATCAGCTTGAAATAAAAGCAATTTCTACTAAGCCGTCCTTCCTGCTTCGAAGGAACCGAAATTGCAGGCTTCTTGTCTTCGTCTCTCCAGGTATAGCAGATAATTGGGAGCTTCTTACAAGCTCAGGAGATGTGCATCTTACTCAACTTCTGACAGATGTACTGAAATGTAGGACGAGTTCAGGAGAGATTGTATGTCAGCAATTAGCTGCAAAAGAAACGCATCTAAAGACTTCTTCGGGAGATATTGCTTTCTCTGTATTGGAGAATCACCTCAATGCAACGGGTTCTGTTACTCCTTATGGCGATATTTACTTATCTACTAGCTCAGGAGATGTTATGTTAGAAAAAATTCAAGGAGAAAAATTAAGAATTAAAACATCATCTGGAGATATTCAACTTCATAATGTATTAGTGGATCAGGCTATATTACACACTTCATCCGGAGATATGACAGGAAGAAATATTGGTTTGGAAAAGTTGCTTTTCACTTCATCTTCTGGAAATTTTTTGATTCAAGAGATTGCTGGTCAATTGCAAGGAACGACTAGCTCGGGTGATGTTGAAGTTACTATGGTAGCACAGGCCCCGTTAGATATTGGCGCAAGCAGTGGGGATATAAGGGTCGGTTTCCTAAGTTCTATTTTGGATGGGGCGATTAGAGTTGAAACAGGTAGCGGAGAAATTAAAAATAATATTGTAATGGATATAGAGAAACAAGACTCCCATTGTTTAGTAGGAAAAATAGGACAAGCATTAAACAATTACCAATTGAAAGCTAAATCAGGAGATGTGCATATTTACGAGAAATAA
- a CDS encoding acetoacetate--CoA ligase gives MKHVEEGTLLWEPTEDRIKNSNIHAYMHWLKNNKEKKFNDFSSLWQWSVTEVEEFWKSQWEYFQIQAQTPYKKILSTHQMPGAKWFPEANINYTEHIFRNRKDDQAAIIHRSEIRETAEITWAQLYQQTAAIQTKLKELGVKKGDRVVAYVANIYESVIAFLATASLGAIWSSASPDFGTQSVIDRFKQIEPKVMFTVDGYSYGGKPFDRSKVVEQIQAELPTLEATIGIPYLNGNENFSQLKNVTLWENALHDQANQKLDYVHVPFNDPLWILFSSGTTGKPKPIVQSQGGILLEHFKALTFHADLGENDRFFWYTTTGWMMWNFLVGGLLTGSTILLYDGNPAFPDKNMLWEFAEETKMTVFGTSASYITACMKDEIQPGADYDLSHLKCISSTGSPLPPEGFQWCYENIKSDLWIASASGGTDVCTAFILGAPILPVYAGELQCRGLGAKIESYDDNGNSLINEVGELVLTEPFPSMPIYFWGDTNGERLKDSYFDVYSGIWCHGDYLKITDRETCVIYGRSDATINRGGIRIGTSEIYRAVDQVEEISDSLIVDIPKENGDSFTPLFVVMKEGHTLTEEVIKKLKNQIRTQCSPRHVPTGFFEVEDLPKTLNGKKLEIPVKKILMGKRIDQVVNKGSLSNESSLDYFIEFAENKLAMNKNS, from the coding sequence ATGAAACACGTGGAGGAAGGAACATTGCTTTGGGAGCCAACAGAGGATCGAATAAAAAATTCCAATATACACGCATATATGCATTGGCTAAAAAATAATAAAGAAAAAAAATTTAATGATTTTTCCTCTCTTTGGCAATGGTCTGTTACAGAAGTAGAAGAATTTTGGAAATCACAATGGGAATATTTTCAAATACAAGCTCAGACTCCCTACAAAAAGATTCTATCAACACATCAAATGCCTGGGGCAAAATGGTTTCCTGAAGCAAATATAAATTATACAGAGCATATCTTTAGAAACAGAAAAGACGATCAAGCTGCTATTATACACCGTTCGGAAATTAGAGAAACAGCGGAGATTACTTGGGCACAGCTTTATCAGCAAACTGCGGCCATCCAAACGAAATTAAAAGAATTAGGAGTGAAAAAAGGTGACCGAGTAGTTGCCTATGTAGCCAATATCTATGAATCTGTTATTGCATTTCTTGCTACAGCGAGTCTCGGAGCAATCTGGTCCAGTGCCTCCCCTGACTTTGGAACACAGAGTGTTATTGATCGTTTTAAACAAATTGAACCCAAAGTAATGTTCACAGTAGATGGATATAGTTACGGTGGAAAACCTTTTGACCGGAGCAAGGTTGTAGAACAAATTCAAGCCGAACTACCTACTCTAGAAGCAACAATTGGAATTCCATACTTAAACGGAAACGAGAATTTTTCGCAACTAAAAAATGTTACTTTATGGGAGAACGCTCTCCATGACCAAGCAAACCAGAAATTAGACTATGTACATGTGCCCTTCAATGATCCTTTATGGATATTATTTTCTTCCGGCACAACCGGCAAACCAAAACCAATCGTCCAGAGTCAAGGTGGGATTTTACTTGAACACTTTAAAGCATTAACTTTCCATGCTGATTTAGGAGAGAATGATCGCTTCTTTTGGTACACCACCACAGGATGGATGATGTGGAACTTCCTTGTTGGAGGATTGTTAACAGGGAGTACTATCTTATTATATGATGGAAATCCTGCTTTTCCTGACAAGAACATGCTTTGGGAGTTTGCTGAAGAAACCAAAATGACTGTATTCGGTACAAGTGCCAGCTATATTACTGCATGTATGAAGGATGAAATACAACCAGGTGCTGATTATGATCTAAGTCATCTGAAGTGTATCAGCTCCACCGGCTCTCCGCTTCCACCTGAAGGCTTTCAATGGTGCTATGAAAATATTAAAAGTGATTTATGGATTGCATCAGCAAGTGGCGGGACAGATGTTTGTACTGCATTTATACTTGGCGCCCCTATTTTGCCGGTATATGCTGGTGAACTGCAATGCCGTGGACTTGGTGCTAAAATTGAAAGCTATGATGACAATGGCAATTCATTAATTAATGAGGTAGGAGAACTAGTGTTGACCGAACCGTTCCCATCAATGCCAATATACTTTTGGGGAGACACAAATGGCGAACGTCTAAAAGATAGTTATTTCGATGTTTATTCCGGTATCTGGTGCCATGGAGATTATTTAAAAATTACAGATAGAGAGACTTGTGTTATTTACGGACGTTCAGATGCTACCATTAACCGGGGCGGTATCCGTATCGGTACAAGCGAAATTTACCGTGCTGTGGATCAGGTTGAAGAAATTTCCGATAGTTTAATTGTAGATATTCCTAAAGAAAATGGGGACTCGTTTACACCTTTGTTTGTTGTGATGAAAGAAGGACATACTTTGACAGAAGAAGTTATTAAGAAATTAAAAAACCAAATTCGTACACAATGCTCCCCTCGACATGTACCAACAGGATTTTTTGAAGTGGAGGATTTACCTAAAACTTTAAATGGTAAAAAGTTGGAAATACCGGTGAAGAAAATATTAATGGGGAAAAGGATTGATCAAGTAGTGAATAAAGGATCGCTTAGTAATGAGTCTTCTTTAGACTATTTTATCGAATTTGCGGAAAACAAGTTAGCGATGAATAAGAACTCATAG